In Sorghum bicolor cultivar BTx623 chromosome 10, Sorghum_bicolor_NCBIv3, whole genome shotgun sequence, one genomic interval encodes:
- the LOC8063841 gene encoding AIG2-like protein D — MATTPPPPPAPAAAHTVFVYGSLMADEVVRTILKRVPPAAPALLPNYHRFNIKGRIYPAILPVESKKVAGMVITGVTDEELQLLDAFEDVEYTRTRVEISLTDSLEKILADAYVWSDAEDPNLYGEWDFEEWKKLHMKDFLAMTNGFMHELEQPESKTRVETYESFMQQQEQPVPGTQVEG; from the exons ATGGCGacgacgccgccgcctccgcctgcTCCCGCCGCCGCGCACACGGTCTTCGTCTACGGGAGCCTGATGGCGGACGAGGTGGTCCGCACCATCCTCAAGCGCGTCCCGCCCGCCGCCCCGGCGCTCCTCCCGAACTA CCACCGGTTCAACATCAAGGGCCGCATTTACCCGGCCATCCTGCCAGTTGAAAGCAAGAAAGTTGCTGGGATG GTTATCACGGGTGTTACTGACGAAGAGCTCCAACTTCTGGATGCTTTTGAAGATGTGGAGTACACGAGGACAAGAGTTGAGATATCGTTGACT GACTCTTTGGAGAAAATACTGGCTGACGCTTATGTATGGAGTGATGCAGAGGACCCCAATCTTTATGGCGAATGGGATTTTGAG GAGTGGAAGAAACTGCATATGAAGGATTTCCTTGCGATGACAAATGGTTTCATGCATGAACTCGAACAGCCTGAATCGAAGACCAGGGTGGAGACCTACGAGTCATTCATGCAACAACAGGAACAGCCTGTGCCGGGGACCCAGGTTGAGGGTTGA